One stretch of Lacimicrobium alkaliphilum DNA includes these proteins:
- a CDS encoding PEP-CTERM sorting domain-containing protein translates to MLSKYTVPVTLGLLALAGFSSSAHAGVITQRSAIETVILADTSGSHLLETDTANSAYTQSYEDSSTSLALRADTSTGVVGASSYSKGGSGQALVTIFDTIEFSGLLTPTTISYNFGVDGSFYTDSIFDSAYFQSYVRIYDITGMQSWLETESFFGIFDDTDPVESANEISYTGFYQSAQDGDYGLYSFDEVLSGSFVAEQGRTYGVAILANAYASGDNAYTDFLNTSTFSFTDLGGATFTSGSGAFLSPTSVPEPSSLAILGLGLAALGFRRIKQS, encoded by the coding sequence ATGTTGTCAAAATATACTGTTCCGGTGACTTTGGGGTTATTGGCGTTAGCAGGTTTTAGTTCTTCAGCGCATGCTGGCGTAATAACGCAAAGATCAGCCATTGAAACAGTTATCCTCGCTGATACATCAGGCAGTCATTTACTGGAAACCGATACGGCCAATTCAGCCTATACACAGAGTTATGAAGATTCATCCACAAGCCTTGCTCTCAGAGCTGACACGTCAACTGGTGTTGTGGGCGCCAGTTCGTATTCTAAAGGTGGCTCCGGGCAGGCACTGGTAACCATTTTCGATACTATTGAGTTTTCCGGTTTACTGACACCGACTACTATCAGCTACAACTTCGGTGTTGATGGCAGTTTTTATACAGATTCAATCTTCGATTCAGCTTACTTTCAGTCTTATGTCAGAATTTACGACATTACCGGCATGCAGAGCTGGCTGGAAACCGAATCATTCTTTGGCATTTTTGACGATACAGATCCGGTAGAGAGTGCCAATGAAATCAGCTATACCGGATTTTATCAAAGTGCTCAGGACGGTGATTATGGTCTGTACTCTTTTGATGAGGTATTAAGCGGTTCTTTTGTCGCTGAGCAAGGCAGAACCTATGGTGTTGCAATTCTCGCCAACGCCTATGCCTCTGGTGACAACGCCTATACAGACTTTCTCAATACCAGCACCTTCAGCTTTACCGATCTGGGCGGAGCAACCTTTACATCTGGCTCTGGTGCTTTTCTGAGTCCGACGTCAGTTCCTGAGCCATCGAGCCTGGCGATCTTAGGTTTAGGGCTGGCCGCGCTTGGTTTCCGCCGGAT